The segment ttacaatggtaccttttggtctcactaatgctccatCAGTTTTCGTGAGCTTGATGAATGGATTTTTCAGGACGTACCTCGATAGGTTTGTgtttgtattcttggatgacatattggttTTCTCGAGATCAATGGAGGAGAATGAGGAGCACATGAAGCAAGTTTTGCAGTGTCTTTGGGATAATCAGTTGTACACCAATATGACAAAGTGCAAGTTCTTTCAGACAGAGGTGAGATATATTGGCCATGCCATATCAGGAGAGGGTATCACAGTAGAACCCTCTAAGATTCAGGCTATAGTAGATTGTCTAGTACCCACTAATATGGGCGAGGTTCATAGCTTCATGGGACTTGTAGGCTATTATCACATATTTGTTCAGGATTTCTTGAGTATTTCTCAGCCTATCACTTCTCTTcataggaaagggaagaagtttgtatgGTCAGATCAGTGTGAGATGGTTTTTCGGATCCTTAAGGAGcatttgactagtgcacctattctagcagTGGTAGATTCTTGCATGATGTTGTGGCGTGCACAGATGCGTCATTGGAGGGTCTTGGAGCAGTTTTGATGTAGGATGGTAGAGTGATAGCATACGCCTCACGTAAGCTCAAAGATCATGAGTTAAATTATCCTACTCACGATTTAGAGCTAGCACAGTCATGCATGCTTTGGTTCGTTGGAGacattttcttcttgggcatcGATTTGAGCTACACAATGTTCActgtagtttgcagtatattttcacgcagccgaacttgaatgctaggCAACGGtgttggatggagttcttatgtgagtatgattttgaggtgatatGCATTAAGGGTAAGGAGAATTGGGTAGAGGATTCCTTGAGTCATAGGAGGTATGAGGTTTCAATGATGATTCTCAATGTAGATTTGAGGAGCAAGATACTTAGTGCTCTTCCACCAGATGGTTGGTATCAGAAGGTCAAAGCAGAGATTGCATCAGGGAGAGATTTGGATGACAGATATGTAGGTTACTCTTTGGAGTCCAATGATCTTCTTCGACATTTGGGATGTATATATGTTCCACCTTCAGATGGTCTATGAGTATTGATTTTAtcagaggcccatcatgcaccttactcaacacatcaaggtgttaagaagatgcacacagatttgCGACAGTTGTATCATTGGGAAAGCATGAGGAGATATATAGCGGATTATGTATCATGTTGCTTAGAGTGTCAACAGGTGAAGGCAGAGCACCAACATCCGATAGGTTTGTTGCAGTCAAACCTGGTTCCAGAGTGGAAATGGaacattatatctatggattttatcatTGGTTTGCCTATGTCTTCACATCGTCacgatgctatcatggtcattgttgataggttgaccaaggtggcacattTCTTGCCGATCAAATCTTCATACTCAGCAACGACACTGTCATATTTTCATGGAGCACatagtgaggttgcatggtattcctcgacAAATTATATCAGATCATGATCCATTGTTCACTTCAGCATTATGGACTTCCCTTCAGCATGACTTAGGAGCACAGCTAAACTTTAGTTCGACATATCATCCCAAGACAAACGGTCAAATAGAGAGGGTTAATCAAGTGTTGGAGGATATGTTGCGGATATACGTCATGGATCAGCAATCTAGATTGGAGGATTACATTCATttggtggagtttgcctataacaacgGCTATCATAGTTTGAATTTCATGTCCCCTTTCCAAGCATTATATGGTAGACTGTGTcagacacccttgagttgggatcatttGGAGGATAGAGTACTCCTTGGTTCAAAGATGTTGCAGGACATGGAGCAGTAGGTGAGGCGTATTAGAGAGCATTTGACAACGGCATAGGACaaacaaaagaaatatgcagatgctcatCGTGTGGACAGAGAGTTTTTGGTCGGAGAtaaggtgtttttgagagtgcatccacAAAAGAGTCAtatccattatggaaaaggctctaagttggtgcctcgatttgtaggaccttttgagattttggagtgGATTGGTCCTGTAGCATATCACCTTGCATTGTCGCCTAGCTTGTCTCgtatccatgatgtatttcatgtgtctataTTGAGGCCTTATCATCCTGATATATCACATGTTTTGGATTGACATTCATTGCAAATCAAGGACGAGCACCTTTCTTTGGAACCCGTGCACATTCTTCAACATCGACAGCTGACCCTCAAGGGTCGGGACATAGAGCAGGTAAGGGTTCAAGAGTACCTAAGTGATGATACTTCAACAACATGGGAGGATGTTGGTCGGATGAGAGAGCTTTACCcatatttgttctcaggcttccaggagtaaacctaggcaaagggggggggggggttgtagTATCCCTCCTAAACTCACATTTTGATTTATACTTGGATAGACCTATTTAGACTCTTGATTGATATTTTGAGGACATTTGATCGAcacttatgatcttatttattctCTAGATGCTTATTGATGATGATGGATATTTGATATGACTTGTAATGTTGGATGATTTATATGATCGATGATACATTCTAGATTATTTGATGGATGGATTATATGCACTTGATGTTCCTATGTGGATTATATAATTCATAATGTTATGATAGTTCTAACCCCTATTTCGTGATTATGATTTGATATGATGCATTGATGTTgttattgtgtgattgtcttcgtgaaagggacgatgtcttatcactcattgtgagcataatatggtgttgcgattctcttttcacttgcctatttatcattgtgtgtgtgtgtgtgtctatatatatatatatatacatatatatatatatatatacatatatatatatatatgtatatatatacatatatatatatatatatacatatatatatatatatgtatatatatatatatatatatatgtatatatatatatatgtatatgtatgtatatatgtatatatatatatatgtatatttatatgtatatatgtatatttatatgtatatatatatatacatatatatatacatatgtgtgtgtgtgtgtgtacatatacatgtacatgtatatgtgtgtgtgtgtgtgtgtgtattgtattgtattttagtggtggttgcaggattgcaggtaccggacatcaactccacctagtctcataggtttgagtgtgtcctatcccaatggcaagttgtcgaagatggcatgtgtttccctctcatactctaggcttagttgttcaccttgtcatTTGTGTCGTGGCTTAagtggtggttagagtcttgtgttgatGTTGCCCCTTTTGTTGGGTTACTTGAGGTGATGTGAGtgtatgtttattatttaattaacaattAGATTGATGTTTGACCAAAAAAACAATTAGATTAATgtaatttattaatgtttaaattaatttatcatatagcatgggtatttaattatttggattatttattaTTGAGGCTTGATTAATGTTATTgagcttggtttatttgatttattgatttattgtttaaattgattatttgataattaatctattgttgagattaatttattaatttatttgatttattgtttgattgatttgtattatttatttattgtctattgttttattatttatttatttattatttaatggctaatttattatttatttattgtttatgttttattaacaatttgattttatcttttattatgAATTTCCATTTGTATGGCTTTCacccatttaattcatttatttgacTATTATTGGGGTTGATTTTTTTATTTGCTTAATTGTGTTTATACAACTATTATCTTGTTACTATTGATACTCagatataatataaagtttacctaccctCGTTCTTGAATAGTTGATTTTgaatgggtaagtaaataatattactAAATAATATTTACCTTGAAATCATGCttggtaggtataatatattgttatatCGAATTTTCGGGTTTGTCGATATCTTTCTATAGTTtgggtttaatttttatttattgcattctctATGCGTTGTCGGGGGTTGGCTTCTCTATGATTTTTGGTGAATACTGGAGATTTTGTCGGATTGGAGGCTTGGAATTGGATTTAAGCTTGAGGTTTTTTGTTTTTCTCTTCATCGGTTTTTCATTGGCCATAACTTCTATTGTTTCCAGGTTGGAGGATTCTACTTTTGCAATTTTGGTTTCCGGAAAATCATTTCTCTATGTCTGAATTGTGGTTGTGAAagattgtttgtttgatgttgggAAAAATTATATTGTGAATAGGAAAGGGGTATTGAAATAGATATTTACATTTTATATAATTTGGGAAAGTGATTTCACTGTGTTCTTGCATTGTCGGTAGTTTGTCAGAAATGGCTTTGGGAGATTTTTGAGTATTTCTAAATATGATTTCAATGTCAATCTATGAATTCTTATTTGAGTTTGGATGTGTGATTTATGATTGGTCCCTATTTATTTAAAGATTGGGATTATTTTCATATGATACCTTTGTTTTATCCACATGGTTTCATTTTGGAAATTTGTCGTGAAAGGCTTTGTGCAAACTATGTATTTGTCATGATTGATTGGATGCTTTGTTTTGGGGTCaattgataatgtatgttgtctttCCACAACTCCTTATTGGTTTTACGAGTGATTTCATTCTTAGAATGagatttcatttgttgaatttcaGTAATTGCTCTCTGTATGATATCAGGAAGCTTTTGTGTCTATTTGAGTGGATTTTGAGTCTTTGAATCAATTAATGGATTGAATTTATCCATGATAATTGTGTTATGAATGTTTTCATATTTTTCTGGGAGGTTGTAGATTCCAATTTTTATGCCTTAGTGGTATTTTGGGTTGTTCGGAAGCGTTCCTCTTTCGTTTTGAGTTTTCTAGCTCTTTGTCTCAAAAGCGCCAAAAGAACTATCAAATCCACCACAAAATTTGTCAAATGCATCAAATTTAGTGTCAAAGGTGCCACTTTATTGGTCAAATGTGCCATAGTACTTGGCATATGCACCAAACTGCATTCTATGGTGTTTTTTGAGGTTTTGACCCTTCTACATTGGTTTTTATGATCTTTCGTGATTCCAAAGGCTCTGTTTTGATGTGTTTGAGATTCTTGGGGCATTTTGCTATTCAAATCTGATGTATTTGAATTCTTTTGAGCTCTATAAATAAGGTTTGTACTTGTTCGTTGAGGTTTTGTATTGTTGCTCTGACAAGTTGAGTGAATCCTTGTTGTTTGGGGATGGACTATTGTTGCTCCAGCGAGAGGATATTTTTTTCCTCGCTATAGAGGTTTATGTGGTGTTAATGGCATTATTTTTTGTACTTGTTTATGTGTATTTGTCCTTCTCGAGGCTTTTTATTATAATGTAGCAATTTTGGCATTATGaacttgatggattgtttcttgatGTATAGTTATTTGTGGACGATTATGACTATCATTTATGCTTTGGTTCAATGTTCACCTTATGTCATTGTGATTATATTGTTATGTTCACCCTAAGGTATCGGTCCATGgatgggagagtgggctcttgcatgtgtggaccggGATCATGAGCAATAGACTCCTAGAAGGGGGTCTAGACCAGCcgaggaaccacatgaagagtttatgtttaattgcaagtgataatcaTAATAGTTAATTAGTGGGTTGGGTAAAtaggattcacttaatcaagataatgaaattgATTTTATGCTCCATTGAATCCCAGGGAGGAGGTTTGGGGATCTAGAATTGGGAAGACCGTTGATGAAGTAGACCGACCTCCCTTGTTTGGCTTAAAGATTGAGGCAGATTCCACATGAGGCTATCATGTGATGAAAAtattccctacatgtgtccattatccttatacCTTGATTTGTTgtttatgcctctaggagtttattgtttggtttagccatgtgatgtgattTGATCTTTGTTTCTTGATGTTATCTTATGgttgtcatgttgagtcccttggttgttaggtgtcagcctaggtcttgagtgtgagttggaaccccatgtcaccTCTTAGCATGGGGGGtagttcctatttggttccacatggttgggtagtttgatgccttcttccattgggatgttcttcattgatgCTAGTGTGTGTGGCTATGGATTCTATGACTCTCTTATATGTGAATGAGCATGCATTTGATTTCTATGTATAAAGATTGTAATGTGTATTCATGATGGCATTGTaaatgtaaagaagactatgtacTTGTATCATGAACACTTATGTATAGGGTATGATATTGATGTAAAGACTATGATCTTGAAAATAAATAAGATGATGTATTATCATAGGAATTATGTAGTGGAAATATTCATTATGTATAGGAATGAGATCTTATGATGATTAGAGAATTAGGTGTTTAGACTTAGTGCATTCTTGTTATAGAACAAGGTTCTTAATTGGTCTTGTTGCTTGTGTTCCTAACTAAAAAGTAGATTAGTACTTGTTGTTATAATCTTGCACATGTGTATGGTTAGTAATTTGATGTATTGTGTAGAGGATAATCTTTAGGAAATAATATAACTCcatttgtaggagaaaaatgtagaTAGATTCATGATGTAATATTAAGgggaatataaatatttaatttggtGCTTAAATGAACTTGGATATTTGATGGGTTATGGAGTTATTCTTTGGAAATTTATAATCTCATGATAAGGAAATAATGAATAGGACTTAATTGTAATATTGTTAATGATTGTATGATGTAGATATGATATTGAAATGTTGATAGtaagtagtgacgttaagataccctagggaaagaatGAATGGATATATGTTTATGGATAGGATGTTAATTATGTTTGCattatgtaatgcccaccaaaataccctagaggaataaaccaaaatctactaacaaaagagattaaaaaaaaaatctttaagatAACCACAACAACTACActattactagtatttattaatgcaacattactaccaTTATTCACCAATGCATCGTcaactatatacatgaatacataaatcaacaagaacataaccatagaatcatattacgcaagcggaataaccatttaatcattaacataactctatataaactcatacaatgcaaatccattccctagggtatctcaatgtcactacttgacaaaATCTTAGCACGTCACATATTCATcttagaatatcatattatattatCCATCTATTCATTCACTTTCCATACAACTATGATAAATCCTTAACACATACACATAACTT is part of the Cryptomeria japonica chromosome 10, Sugi_1.0, whole genome shotgun sequence genome and harbors:
- the LOC131041765 gene encoding uncharacterized mitochondrial protein AtMg00860-like, whose product is MEENEEHMKQVLQCLWDNQLYTNMTKCKFFQTEVRYIGHAISGEGITVEPSKIQAIVDCLVPTNMGEVHSFMGLVGYYHIFVQDFLSISQPITSLHRKGKKFVWSDQCEMVFRILKEHLTSAPILAVVDSCMMLWRAQMRHWRVLEQF